DNA from Natranaerobius trueperi:
TAACTAAAACTACATTATACCTTTAGAAATTGCATCTGATAACTGTCTGACTAATTGTTCCATATAAGTAAAGTCAATCTTTCCAGTTGGAGGTAATAGTATTTGTTCTAACTTTAACTACAATTTATATATTCAATCTTGTTTGTTATCACTATCATCATTCCCTTGTTGTGATCCCTGTTTAATTTCATAAGCTCGGTGACTACTAAGTTCAACAGCTTTCATGAAAGCTCCACGAATAGCATTATCTTCTAAATATTGAACTGCTTGAATTGTTGTTCCACCTGGAGAAGAGACCATATCTTTTAATTCTTCTGGATGTTTGTCTGTCTCTAAAACCATCTTAGCAGCACCTTGAACAGTTTGGGCAGCTAAAATCTTACTTTGTTCATGGGAGAGTCCTTGTTTTACACCACCACTAGTTAGAGCTTGTATTAGCATAAACACATACGCCGGTCCACTTCCTGACAAGCCTGTCACTGCATCCATTTGCTCTTCAGAAACTTCAATAACCTCACCAGTACTTTTAACTAAATCACTAACTAATTTAATCTCTTGATTATCTGTTCTATTATTGTATGCCATAGCTGTTACTCCGTGTCCAATTAAACATGGAGTATTTGGCATCAATCTAATAACTTTAGCAGTAGAATCTAATTTTTCTTCAATAAAACTAATACTAACACCAACTACTACACTCACAAAGATCTTATTATCAATATCTTTATTAGATATATTTTCTAATAAGTTAGATAGGTCTTGTGGTTTTATTGATAAAAAAATAACGTTACATTGATCTACTAGCTCTTCAATAGATGAAGCTTCTGTAACATTATGGCTTTCTTGTAGATTGATAACTTTTTCTTTAGATCTATTAAACACAACTACGTTTTCAGCTGGTAAAGTTTTACTGTCTATAAAGCCTTTAATAAGACTTTGTCCCATATTGCCAACACCAATGACCCCTACTTTTAAATTAGGATTATTTAAGTTCATCATTTTTCCTCCTTAAATCTGTACTTTTTAAAGATGATTTCTGTTGATTATAGCGAAATTCAATTTTATTGACAAGCTATTTTGGTTAACATTATAACCTATCAATAAAGTCACCAATTACAATATATTTAAACTCTTCTCCCTGAAATGCTTGTAATGACGCAAATATTGCATAACCATAAATCATTAAAGAAATCACTACTCTAATACCTACAAGAGAAACCATCGGAATAATACTTAATAAACCCTGTCCCATAATGAAGCCAGTCCCTAGAAATCCGCCGATAGCCCCTCCAATAAAAACTAAGTTAATAGCCCAACTAATAAGTAAAATTACCACCTGATATCCTAAAGCTTGCTTTGCATGGTATTCTATAAATTTAGAATAATCTTTTTTGGTTATATAAATCATTAAGGTAGCTATAGTTCCTATAAAGTCTAAAAAGATAGCTAGATGAGATAATCCCGCAAAAATTTTATCATCACTCTTTAAACTCAAAATCGATCCCTCCCTTTTATACTCATTATATTTATACTTTAGCAATAAGTCCAATCGAGTAGGAGGTAGATAATTAATTTATCTACCGACCTCTCACACCACCAAGCATACCGTCCGGTACTTGGCGGTTCAATGATTTAAGTGCAGTACCTCGTATCGTTTGGATATGTCATCATATCCAATTGATGCGAGGTATTCATTTGTTAATGACCTTGATAATATCCAGCTATTGGCTATCCGCCAATAACCTTTCCGAGTGTTTGCCCATTCCCAAGCTTTCCCTTTAGCTATTCCAAGTCGTTTGAGGTTCTTAAACCTCGCACTTATTTTCTTCCATTGCTTCCACAAGTACATTCGAATTCTACGCCTAATCC
Protein-coding regions in this window:
- the proC gene encoding pyrroline-5-carboxylate reductase, giving the protein MNLNNPNLKVGVIGVGNMGQSLIKGFIDSKTLPAENVVVFNRSKEKVINLQESHNVTEASSIEELVDQCNVIFLSIKPQDLSNLLENISNKDIDNKIFVSVVVGVSISFIEEKLDSTAKVIRLMPNTPCLIGHGVTAMAYNNRTDNQEIKLVSDLVKSTGEVIEVSEEQMDAVTGLSGSGPAYVFMLIQALTSGGVKQGLSHEQSKILAAQTVQGAAKMVLETDKHPEELKDMVSSPGGTTIQAVQYLEDNAIRGAFMKAVELSSHRAYEIKQGSQQGNDDSDNKQD
- a CDS encoding DUF4870 domain-containing protein, whose translation is MSLKSDDKIFAGLSHLAIFLDFIGTIATLMIYITKKDYSKFIEYHAKQALGYQVVILLISWAINLVFIGGAIGGFLGTGFIMGQGLLSIIPMVSLVGIRVVISLMIYGYAIFASLQAFQGEEFKYIVIGDFIDRL